The window AAGGGCAAGTTGCTATGCACGGCTGATTTTTGTTTGCTGTGGCATtgtgagaaaaataataaatgttgtgAGCCATTATGTGATGAAATCTGGTATCATTGTCTGACTTCGTCTTCCAGCGTTAATGTCCACCCTGTTCTTATGAATCATATGGTTATGGAGAAATTGGTTTGGTGTAGTCTCTCATTTAGAATAGTAAATATAagtataaatacatacatgacATGTATGTTAAGGTTATTTATTATTAGGTCTTAGAGAACACAAAAGCCTTTTACATTTCGgatatttaaagctttagtgcgtaacttttgtAATATTAACGGACGTCTGCTACATTCaagtcattgccaaatgagttgctacaaagctaattaggaCTATCAGCTCAAACAAAACTGTGTATTTCTCAGTTTGGCTATGTTCAAAAACTAGTGTTGTCCGGCAACTTTTGTgtgcagaaactcgagtgataCAATTACCTCTTATGAAGaatccatgttttttaatcctcagtGTCCTCTTTGGCTAATAGCAACTATGTGGATGAGGGGTGGAGGGGTGCACGATCATGCAGGGCTTGCATCATGTAGATGTGCTGACAGTTTtgctgtcattacttagaattcctcatgggggtgacAGAAAATACGCACTATAGCCCACATATATCCCTCTAATGTGATGCTGCCCCCTAAATAAGTTTTATTCCTGCACGGTGTCAGTGCATGTCCATGTATACACTGACAGctacaaataaaagaaagatgCATTTAAATGCTAATAACATCACTAGCTAATAAAATCAGAAAGTAAGATTGCAAAGCATAATGGACAAAAACAATATCTCACTAGATTATTCAAATGACTTAGTACTTAACTGACAAATACCATATTAATAGGCAAACCCATCCCAAATCAAcatagtttttacttttttatgtgGTTGCTGTAGAAGGCAATTGTAGGCTACATAGTAAACCTATTAAATTCATGTATAGAGATCGGATGTGGATGATAGATCCATGGATTTAGGTTAGACTGAATGTAGAGCCCCGTTCATTCGCTATTAAGAGTTGCTCTGTGAAGCATCCACCACATTAATGTGACAACATGTGTGACTCAACAAACATGGCGGACCGAGCCGTCCATTTTTCCTTCCGCTCAGCGTGCGACCGGCCAATCATATTAGACTCGAGCCCTTCGTCACAGCCAATCGGCTAAGGCGCTGCTCTTCTCGAAAACATGTCGCCCATGAAGCTGTGTGTTCCAGGTAAGTCCCGTAAATTTGCTTTAACTGTCATTGAAGTGGTAGTTAAGTCAAACTTAGACTAAACCATTTTGTCGGCCAGTGCTAAGGTGGGCTTTTGTGTTTCTATAAATTATAGTTACTCTGCAGTCTGACGGTGTAAAGCACACTATTTCCAGCTGCCATGCGTAGTGGGAGCTTGGGCTTCTAGCATAGTTAACGTTACATTCCGCTTCTTCTAAATGGATGGCTAGCTGTAATATGTGAGTGTGCAGTGCACATTAGTTAACAGCCCGCTGTGCTCAAAGTTGACTGctattttatcaaaaatattttatgGTAAACAATTTAACGTTATTGTACTCGTGCAGGGCTGTGAGCTCTTGACTTTTACTTCCAATGGCATGTTTCATCTCCTGCCCTGCCCACTGCCTCAGGCAGGATAGCATTCCTCTCTCACTCTTGACTCACCCATGTGATATTTTCTGTTATAGGTGGCAGTAGGGAATgtcaacaatgttaaaaaaatcttttaaaccgAACAATTATGTAAGGTACTAGTGACCTTTTTGGTGTGTTAATGTTGCATGGAAACACCAGTTCTTGAAAGTAGTAACATGGGGTGCTGCTGTAAGTTGTCTTAGGCTGGAATAGTATTTCATGTCATGTTAATGCCAAGGTTATCTGGTTCAAAGGGACCAGATAAGTGATTCTAGAGCAAGACTTGTTCTGGACGAGTTTCACTTCATTCAAAATATCCAAGGGGTTTTCTTCAGAGTGTCAAAAGTAAACTTGTCACCAATCTTTAGCTGCAATACTGTTGTTAAAGTATGGGAATGCAGAAAATTGCTATGCCAAAGTTTGCTATGCTAAAGTATGCTTTAGTCCATATCCTGATGTTACTTGTGATCAATTCAGTCAGCAGATGACACCCGAAATAACCTAAATAACTTTTGTGAAAACGTGCCTCTGGTCTTTTACTTCAACAGCTTATGTTTTATCTTAAAAAAGTTTATAATCTATTCAGTTTTTAGCAGAGATGATCACCTTCACTACAAAAAATACTGTACCACTTTTCTTCAACAGTACTGTCTGTCTAACTGCTTTCCACTTCTTCCAGGTGACAAGCTATGCACTGTAGAAGACTGTCTTCCCGGCACCGGAGTATATCTTCGGCATGGCTACATTTACTCTTCCCTAGCAGGCTATGTGCTCAAGAAAAACGAGGGAGAGGAGGTGAGGGGTGTGGGTTGGAGAGGTGGAGAAAGTTGCACAAGCAATAAGACGCGTGGGGGTGTCGGAGAAAATGGATtgggcaacgtgtgtgtgtgtgtgtgtgtgtgtgtgtgtgtgtgtgtgtgtgtgtgtgtgtgtgtgtgtgtgtgtgtgtgtgtgtgtgtgtgtgtgtgtgtgtgtgtgtgtgtgtgtgtgtgtgtgtgtgtgtgtgtgtgtgtgtgtgtacacccaCATGATTTTTCACAAGTTGGAACTTAAAtcgtaaaaaaactaaactggttttgtgtgatgtgtgtgtttgcattgtctTTCTAGTTACCTGTGATCTCAGTGGTGagggaaacagaaacacaactaCTACCCGACGTAGGAGCAATAGTCACCTGTAAGGTATGCAATGGAACCAATACGATTTTTCTATATGTCAATGATCTGATACAGGGATCCTGCACACTTTAGATTTAGACTGTTTTGTTTGTCTCGGGCCTCACCGTTCTTTGCTTGGACAGGTGACCAGTATCAACCCCAGGTTCGCCAAGGTGCACATCCTTTATGTAGGCTCAACACCGCTGAAGGACCGCTTCAGAGGAACAATCAGGTAACCCCGGAGACTGTCTCCGGTAGTGAAACAATGTGTCGTGTCATACTTCCCTGTGTCATTCACAAAACTGAGCCCACTCTCTCTGACTCTACAGAAAAGAAGATGTGCGTGCAACAGAGAAAGACAAGGTGTGTTTGAATCCATGTATTCAATCAGATGTTTACTCATAAATCTAAGATGGCATGCCTAGCTTAAagcttttgcttttattgttacAGGTGGAAATATACAAAAGCTTCAGACCTGGCGACATCGTCTTGGCAAAAGTGGTATCCTTCCCCTGCCCTTGGGTCtaaagcaaattaaatagtgaaaGACTAAATTATTCAGCACAAGCATTGCttgcctttgtttttttgttttttttctacctaaACCCAGAATGATTCAGGTATAGTAAACATAATCACCTCCCAACAACAAAGTCATGGGCTGCAACTCCGTctatccatctttgtccgcttatccggtgtcggatcgcgggggcagcagctccagtaggggaacccaaacttccctttcctgagccacatcaaccagctccgactgggggatcccgaggcgttcccaggccaggttggagatataatccctccacctagagAGATGCAAGGAAATCATAGGAGGCGAGAGGcaacaagcaaatgtgttttagagggatgagatgTCCTTTCCTCTTAAGAGTCACAAGAATACGCCAGCTGTTTGGGCGGAGTTAGCTactccttcagctgcacggcttcaGGGAAGGCTGCTCTCAGGCGTTCTCTCCTATAGCTCCACGACGATCCTTCTTCAGAGTtgaggagctatcaaataagggTTATTAGCCAAAGCCCCTGTCTGCACAGTGAACATGATTTAACTCATATCCAAAACGGTCCTTCATCTTGCTATCAAATAAGGGTTTTGAGATGCGGCCCCGTTCCCTGTCATGATCTCTGGGAGTGTGACAGATGCACATTTTCACTTGTTACTTTTACAATGCCTTTGGATATTCCCTATGAGTGACTTCAAAAAGCAGTTGCCACTTCAATAGTTTGGGTATATGCTGTTTACATCTGTGTCTATAACCCTTGACCTGTGATGTCAGATCTCCCTTGGTGACGTGCAGTCTAACTACCTGTTGACAACAGCAGAGAACGAACTGGGGGTGGTGGTGGCACACAGTGAAGCAGGTAACTCTCAATGCTCAATtacacgtttttttcttttttttggtatatAAAACTTTGAAACATGGGAGGGTTCCAGTACATCCCTGGACAGATTTCTAGTATCCGGTTTAAACACAAGGTGGCACAAGAGCTACTGGCCAGATAACTGCAGACAGGTATTCAGGTACAGGTACACATCCATTTGCATAGTGAGACATATTTATCAAACCTTTTTTATAGTGTTGTGACGTTTGGAAGAATTTTAGAATAGTGCCAATCTAATCATCTCTGAACCAGTAGACccataaaagaaagaaagagcacttacaattcaattatttttttccccctcatagagccataaaagtgacaaaaataagtAAGAAGTGTGATATCCCAGCCACATACTTTGCCATACACTGTCATACTTTGACAGCTGACTGCAGTCCGATCTCTAGTTCCACTATCAAGCAGCTCGTATTTCTGTTAATAATTTTCTAGTGGCACGCTCCAGAACGTTATGAGTGTTTTtataattgttgttttaaagaaatcttTAGGATTTAGAATATTTGTTGTGCTGTTAATAGTGTGTGGATACAGTATGTCAACATTTTGTCTCATGttatcacattttcttttgggTATCAGGTGTCCAGATGGTTCCCATCAGCTGGTGTGAGATGCAGTGCCCACGGACGCACAGCAAAGAGTTTCGCAAAGTGGCCCGCGTGCAGCCAGAGTACCTGCAGGCATGAGACAACTTCTATCTTTCACAAGGAACACACAGCTTCCCCTCCCTCTTTCACTCACCGTCATTAAGTAGCCTCCCACCTCGTTTCAGATGTTCTGAGAGACTTGACGACGTGCATATCCGTTGGCTACttctttcatgtctttttaaatagttttccaTCTGCACATTGTGTCATCTGATTGTGCCAGCTTGAAAATACTGAAACAGGGTCAGACCAAGCTATCAGGACTTATTCTAAACAATGTAGCAACTGTTGTAAAGACAATTTTAACTAAAGTGAGTGCATGTGCCAGCCTTCCAATTGCCTGATAGTAACCTGATTAGAACAGTGTGACTCCGTTCACTCAGGATGTTACGTGGCAGCTGCAGAGCTTGTGATCACTATGACGCTAAAAGCATAGAAGAATGTTGCACCTAGTCAAAAAaggcctttttcacagatgCAGCATACTCGGTTTTGCTAATGAGTATAATGGCCTTATCATTAGGACACCTGAAGGATGAAGCAGTTTGCATTTTGACTGCATTTTGAACCAGAGAGATTTAAAGGGCAGTGGCTGAATTTGGTTTGACATAATGAGGACTCACATAGCAATGCTGCACTTTAAACTTCTCATGCGtgtcatgtacagtatgcaacaggttttttttgtccatgAAAGTGACAAAACTATCTCCTCAGGATCTTTTGTCCTTGACCCTCCAGTTTCAAGTAAACTGACTAACAAATGTGCACACAACAGTTTAAAAGGAAACTGAATGTGATTTAGAGACTAATGTTCCATCAGAATAACACAGCTATCAATGTGTGGAATATTGAAGTTTAACATATGATAGTCAGATAGGCCAGCAACATTTTTTCCATGTTGTCTTTGAAGTAAAGTGTACTTTGATTCCTCCTTCACTTTACATTTGTGTAAGATTGAAATAAAACTATTAAAGCCATCAACGTGAGTTTACTCTTTAAGGGATGTACTTTTGtatttaagaaaaaacatttattcacaCTGTGTAAACAGTGACTTATTGAAATCACTACTCGTACGATCAACTGAGGCTCATTGCAatcttttaaataaacagtaaagttCCTAAAGCAGTAAGGatttttaatatacagtatgtacatatgGCAGTTTGTGCTGCGTGTTTGGTCTGATTAATTTCTGTGGTAAAATGTAGATTTCGCAGTGGACCTGAACAAACAGTCAAGTGTACAAATCTACAGTTAAAactacacataaaaaaaacaacttttgtccAATCACACATTTCCATTATACACACAAATCAATCATCAAAGCGGACGGATCGACATGAGTTGATGTCAATTGAGAACTTATTTTTGGATGGTGCAGTGAAACCAAGTCCTGATCCCCTGTTACTGAAGTCCATTCGGCGCGATTGAGCGCGTTCAAACTCTCCCAGAAGCCCTTGCTGCAACTGCTGCTGTGCGTCCTTCCCCAGGGCCATATTTGCTTTGCTGTCGTTTCCCGCAGCAGGCTGGAAACCCTTTTTGAAGCCGCCCATCAACCGGAGGAACTTCTGCTGCTGATCAGAGCTGTCAAACTGGGCGGTGCTCCATTGACCGAGAGTCTGAGGAACAGACATATTGGGGGAAAATATTCAAAGCATTAAAAAGAGCTCCACTGATTTTACACATTAAGCTCAGTTTATAATCAGTCTGTGAAAACAGTTATGTCTTCTTGGGCCAAGAGGTTTTCTAAAGTCTGAAGAAATAACCTTGATGTTCTCAGACTAGTTGGGTGTGTAGACTACATGTGTGCAATAGAAACCCTGCGTTACAAACTGGGGAAATATAGTTAAAAAGACGCAGGCATTTaccagggagggggggggggtctaacaAGAAGGCTATGTGGGAAATATACGGtccagtgttgtttttttagcttcaCCAACAACAACGAGGAACGTATCAATTTTCACAATCCTTTCTTTTATCACTCTAAAGTCCCCCAATCTCATGAAACTGCAATACTAAAACACAGCAGTAccctttaaagtaaaaaaagcaaaagggaAATACAAtagatttatttcttttttacaagaaagGCAGAAATACTGACTGCAGGTTTGCCTGGTTGTTCAGGTTGAGAGGCCTTGTCAATCTCCATTTGTAACGCCTGTCTTCTTTCCTATGGCAAACCCAAACANNNNNNNNNNAGCATTATAAATGCCTGTTTTGCATATTatagaaaacaaacatacaaagcAATTTACACATGTATTTGAAGAAACAAAGTTGTCTAAAATAAACACTAATAAAAATACAGACAGTTATATATTGGCTTTAATTAAAAGGAACGGTTTAAcaatttgggaaatacacttttttGCTGAGATTAACATCAGAAGGTCAATGCCACTCTGATGTCTTTCGATTAAATATGAAACTAAAGCTAGGAGCTGTACCGGTTCCGTGGATTAGACAAACAACATGCATGCTACTTAGTGAGCTTTTTCAAATAGTGGTtgcattcattgtttttatgttgtcatttaactctcagcaagaaagcaaataacaGTATTCCCAAAATATTGAACATTTATTCACAGCAATAAATATCACACTAAAAGGCTCTGAACATCCGGTGTATGagttaatctggctgattagaatgcttcccaggactgtgtgggtgtggataGACTGTAGCTATGTTTCTACctacttgtcaatcaaattatctctAGGTTGCTAAAAACATTTGTgtaaataaagctggtgaaggTGTGTTTTCATTGGATGGATTGAAAgggaataaaaacctgtgcataATGACaccacatgctgttttgcggtCAAAATAGTATATtgaacaattttctttttttttttttaaatgtattttgttttcctacctacagatgaaaatattgcacgtgttgtaatagtgcttatgtgcccgTTGATAGTGACGTATAAAGCAATAATAAGACACCAACGACGCTATGAAaggatgatgcagatgcaaaataaattccagACGACTTCGATTTTTGCTATCAAATATAGCCATTATATTTCACttgtaaattaatttttaaaagtcTTTTGTGTCTTCATTCACCCACTTATATCCGTCTTtattgacacccgccatgtcTGCAAAGAAAGCGGAAATATGTGGCGCAAATGacctaaaacaactttttattcattttctgtgGCAGGTTGTAACCATAAAATGACATGAAACGTAaattgcaattcattatttattcagcaattaacgtttccatcagcattTACAGCATAAGCCGTTTACAGATTAACAGAAAATCCGATGAGATCGAACATACAAACTTTgggtcgatattcatgaaatatAATCCAATTCCTGTTTCCATAAGGCCTTTTTTATTTGATCCtaattaatttgcataaaaacgtgtggatggaaataCGGCTTACGACTAACTGATATCTTACGGAGTTTCTATTAGCTTTGTTGCATCTGTTAGGGGAGGACAAATGACATctttatcattcttattggtaGATGAATATGTGTGACCTAATAAATTCCCGCTAAAAAAGTTCTGGCCCGCC of the Etheostoma spectabile isolate EspeVRDwgs_2016 chromosome 2, UIUC_Espe_1.0, whole genome shotgun sequence genome contains:
- the exosc1 gene encoding exosome complex component CSL4, which codes for MSPMKLCVPGDKLCTVEDCLPGTGVYLRHGYIYSSLAGYVLKKNEGEELPVISVVRETETQLLPDVGAIVTCKVTSINPRFAKVHILYVGSTPLKDRFRGTIRKEDVRATEKDKVEIYKSFRPGDIVLAKVISLGDVQSNYLLTTAENELGVVVAHSEAGVQMVPISWCEMQCPRTHSKEFRKVARVQPEYLQA